The Ignavibacteria bacterium genome contains the following window.
TTAGAGTTACCGTTGCACCACCGACAGTTACAAAATACTTATATGTCGTTGGTGAAGGATAGTGCACATACTCACCCGTTGAAGTTCTCTTAATTAACACTCTCCAGTAATATGTTCTACCAAGCACAACAGAAATTGTAGTAGAATAAGAACTGTTTCCACTTCCAACTACATTAGTTGAAATTGCACTACTCCAATTACTTTCTGTAGTAGGTGCTGATGTTGCAGCCATATATTGAATTTCAAATGTTAATCCATTGGCAGAATGACCCAAAGACCATTGTAAAATTACAGAAGTAGTTTGTATCTGTTGACCATTAGATGGAGAATCCTGACTTACTGTAAATCCAGGGGCTGTCGTGAAATGATATGTACTAGAAGCGAATTCATTACTATTATTATCTATGGCAGCAACCTTCCACCAGTACATCGTTCCATTAGCTAATGGAAAATTTGGGATTAACGCTGTAAACGTTTTGGAAGTATTTGTTCCCTCATTTGCCTCATAAATCGGTGTAGTAAAATTGTTCGCGTCATCTACATATAATTTATAAGAAACAGCACCCGGAACAGTATTCCAGGACATAGTGGGTAAAACCGATACACCGGTTAATCCATTGACTGGAGCAGTTAATGTAGGAGGTGGTAAAGTCATTGTAAAGGTAAAGATGGATGAGGTAGTTGTTTCACCATTATTTGGTGCACCACCATCATCAACTATTGCTTTAACTCTCCAATAATAGGTTCCAGCGTAAGAAATTGTAAAATTATGTGACAAACTACCGGGATTTATACCCGTCGTAAATGTTGAAATTATATTCGCATCAAAATTAACACCACCTTGTGTAGATAAGTCAATTGTATATTTTACATTTGACTTATTATCATTTTGTGACCATGTTACAGTGACTGTTGGAATATAGGTAAAGGAAGATCCATTACTTGGTGTAATAAGAAGAGGTGTTGCAAGTTCGGTTGTAAAACTATATGTATGCCAAGAACCATCTCCACCAGATCCATCAACATCAGTATCTCGAACCCTCCAATAATAAGTTTTATTATAATTCAGTGATGGAAGAGATAAATTAATGGCTGTAGTATTGTATGCAGAAGCATCAACACTACTAAATAGTGGGTCATCGTCGAATTCAACATCATAAGGACCGTTGCCATTACCATCATCAAAATCAGTCCATGATACTTGAGTCAATGTCTGCGATACATTTATTGCACCATCGTTTGGTGTAATTGGTGTCTGAGCGAATAATCCCTGGGCTAATATTATTATCAGCACAAAGAATAAAAATAAAACGAAAGATATAGATAATCTTTTCATAATTCCCTCACAAATTTATTTGTAAAAACTTTTTGTTGTAGATTTGAGTTTACCAATCTTATTATCCCTCCGGTGTTAATAAATATTTTCATTTTTCAGCTCCATATTTTTGATGAAGCAAAAAATAGAATGGAGACAATTACAATAATTGATAGCAGTAAATAATCTCCAATTGAATTCGTGCGTTGACGAGGTTGTCTGTTTTTTGTCATATTATCACCCTTTCTGTTTTGTTTGTAAAGTTAATTAGTTATTAATTAAATTTTTATAACTAAGTAACTACTCCCTTCCCGCATATGCATTATAGAACCATTAAATACATTTGGCGAAAAAATTAACAGCGATGCCTATTAATAAAGTTCCATTCAGAACATAGAGATTATTTTTTTTAGAAACAAATTATTAATGTGAGGAAATATTAATTTTTTATTAAGAAATCTCTTACAATTAAATAACTTTAATAAAATCTAAAACTTCTTTGTTGAATATATCTGGCTTTTCAAATTGAATGAAGTGACCACAATTTTCAACTAAAACTAATTTGCATTTTTTAAGCCTATTACATGCTTCATTTGCCAGTTTCTCAACCAATATGGGATGCAGAGCTTTATTGGGGATTAGTGCGTCCTGTTTTCCGAAGAATAATAAAGTTGGTTGGTTAATATATTGGAGGGAATCAGGTAAAGAATTTCTTAAAATATCTTGAAAAGCTCTTTCAACAGTTAAACAATAGAAATCAAAAGAAGGGTCGTTTCGGAGCTCAATTCTATCCGTAATCATAAATTCTGCTTCTGGAGGGAAATTGTAAAAGTTCAACTTTACATTAAATTTAATTTGCTCATCGCTCATATTTTTTATCGAATCAAAGGTAAAAATTTTTTCTAATCTTTTAATTTCATCTGATGTAAATTTTTCTAAACCTGCCGGAGCTGCTAAAATTAATGCCGCAATTAATTTAGGATAATTTAGGGCAGTCAGAATTGCAATCTGACCACCCATTGAATGACCGCATAAAATCACATCATTCAAATTTAAAGTCTGAACGAATTCTATTACTATATCAGAAAAAAATCTTAATGTCGAAGGATAATCTCCTTTCGATGAATTACCATAATTTGGCAGGTCAATTGCAATTATTCTTGCGTGTTGACTTAATTCATCAATATTTCTCAAAAAAGCTTTTTTATTGCTGCCAAGTCCATGAATACAGATTATTGTCTTATCGGAAATTCCTTTATCAAAATATGATATTTCAATACCCGATTGAAGTTTTACTTTAAGCTCTTTCATTTTAATTTTTTAAGAAATTAATTACCGCTTTGTTAAATTCATCTGGTTTTTCCATCATTATCATATGACCACATTTTTTTATCTCGTGCAAAATCGAATTTTGAATTTTTTGGTGACCAATCTTAAAGACATCAGCTGGAAAACCAGGATGTAAATATGGATTAGGTATAAGTCCGTCATTCTCGCCATAAATAATAAGTGTTGGAGATTTAATTAAAGCAAGTTTATCATAAGTTGGTTCGTCAATCATTCCTGCAACGGAACGAGTAACCGCTTGAGCGAATAAATCAAAATCTTTTGCTTTTGCCATTCTAACTCTTTCTTCGACCATCCATTCGAGTTCCGAACGCCAGTTGTAGAAATTATTGGAAAGATTTCTTCTCACACCTTCTTCGTTTGTGCTTTTTACACTTCGAATTGTTACTACACTTTTTAACCATTCACCTTCTCCACGATTGAATTTTTCAATTCCAGCAGTTGAAGCAAGAACAAGTTTATTAACTCTTTCCGGATATAAAATGGAGAACCAAATTCCAATCTGCCCACCCATTGAATGACCAATAAAGTTTACTTTCTCAATTTGAAGTTCATCGAGTAATTGTTTTAAAGTATTTGCGAAAAATTTCATTTTGTAAGAGTAATTTCCTTTATCCGATTTACCATAACCGGGCAGATCAACTGCGATCACTCTAAAATGTTTAGCAAGTTCTGGAATGTTGTATCTCCAGAAACCCAGATTGCTTGCAAGTCCATGAACCAATAAAATAACTTCACCTTTGCCTTCATCAATATAAGCTAATTTGGGTGAAGTGTGAGAATATCTTACATCAAAGCCGTAGTTAATCTCAGAAAATTCAAGCGGAGGCATATTAGTATAAAGAAAACCTGATGAACAGGCGGAAAAAATCAAAATCATCAAGATTGCCAATGAGTGGAAAATCATTTTTTTCATAATACCTCCTTAAAACATCAACCAATTTAAAGTAGTGAAAATTACAAATGGATTTTTAGGTCGTGATTGGAAATAAGTTGTGTTTGGTGAATTATAGAAATCGCCAAGGAATAGATATGCTGCACTTAAAGTCCAGGAAAGATAAACTTTGAGATTATATCTTAATTCAAGATTAATTTCATTTCCAATCAAAGTTCCACCACCTTGAGGAGCAACATTTGAAATTGCAGAAGCTAAACCAAATTTCCCGTTAAAGCGATTTGGTATAAAGTCTTTCGAGAAATTTATGAAGAATGCAGTCACACCTAAACCCATATTAGAAATATCGTGAACCGCAGAATAATATCTGTTCACCACCTGTGGATCTGGGAATAAAAGATAAGCTCGGTGAGCACTGTAAATTCCGACAGGAGATCCATAAACATTTCCAGTAATTACTGAATTAATTTTTCCATCCTGAGCATTATTTGCATCACCTGTTGAGAAAAGCATTTCAAGACTTACCTTATCATTAGCAGTCATTCCATACTTGTAAGAAACCATCGCATTAGCAGAAAGTCCGAATATACTTGCAGCCTTATAAGATTTATTTTCAAAAACAGAATCAACTTTCCCGAAATTTGTCATCACAAAGGCATCATACCACCATCTACCCATTAAAAAATCACGATTGTATGATAAATGACCACCAAGCCAAAAAATATCTGCATCATAAATTTGCGACTCACCTGGCAACTTCAATCTAAAAGCTCCATTATATTCAGCTAAAGCAGAATTTAAGCCCTGACCAAGTACTGAAATTCCACCTGCGCTTTTTGCTCGATCGTAGACATACCATAAATCTGCACCAACTTCAAGCAAAGGTTTAATTCGTGATTCAATATCGAACATCCATAAAACAACATCATCATCTTTTCTAATTTCATTTTCCCATAACTGAAACATTCCAAATCTTGCTTTTGTAACTGGATTTATGTTGAAGAACGAATTAATTCCAACTGCCTGCGTTCCCCAATAGGAAAGTTTATAAGAACTTGTTTGGAAAGTTTGAAGTGCATTTACATTTGGATCTCGAACATTATCAAAAAGTCGCTGAAGCCCTACAACAACATTCCATTCATCTGAGGGCTTAATTTCTACATTTGCCATCAAAGTTTGTAAATTAATTTGCCCTGCGTTAATCGCACCTCCACGATTATTTCCAACTCCATAAGCTTGATCACCCCATGTATAATCAATTTTGAATAGAGAGCGAAATGTTGCATATCCGTCTAAAATTTTTGGCTGATAAACAAAAAACGGAACAAATCGTTGTTCGACATATACGCACGTTTGAGGAACAGTATTAGTTGAGTTTTGTCCAAATAACCTTCCAATTACCTGACCTTGAAGGATATCATTGGTCGGCGAAATATTTGAAGCTGTCAGCCTTGTAAACGAATAACCAATAAATTGAAATTCGCGGATTGGGGTATCGTCTACAAAATCTTCTTGCGCTAATAAAAATAGATTTGAAAGAAATAAAAGGAAAAGAATTTTCTTCATAACGACTTCACTCCTTTTTTTACGAGGAGAATGTACATTAAAATTTTTGTTTCGAATAAAAACCAAAATGTTCTGATTAATTTAAAAGTGATAATGTCAGCCTCGACAAATTGGGCTGACATTATCATATGAAATAAGATTAAGTCCTAATTTATAGAGCTTAAAATTCCACTTATTGTTTTACAAAAACTTGAACCCAGGTTACTCCAAGCGGAACACCATTATATTTGGTACTTCCGAATCCTTCTTGAACCGTTGGTGGAGTAAATCCTTGAATTGGTGGATTAACCTGGATTACTTCATATGTCATCACATTACCTTTAATTTGGTAAATACCTTGAGATTGAAGTGCAACAGGATTTTGTTGATTTAATGTTATCGGATGGATTAAAGTATCAGTTACACCAGCAGATTGATAAGTTCCAGTATATGTAACTGAAACATTGTTGCTATCCGTTGCAACTACGGTATAAGTATTATTTTCATTAAAGGTTGCAACAATCTTTTTAGTTTTAAGAGTCATTCTCAAACCAATAGCAACATTATTGCCCTCTGAGACCCATGTTCCAACAATTGCATCTCTTGGAGCTGTGGGTCCCGACGAACTTTCTTCTTTTTTGCAAGCGGCAAAAAGAAGCGACAATGCAAGAAGTGAATAGAGTAGTTTTTTCATTGCTACCTCCGTTTATTTTTGTTTGTTAATTGATTTTAAGTGAATTTGAAGCAGAGTTTTCCGATCAATTTTACCGGTTTCACTCTTCGGAATTTCATCAATCATTTCAAAGTACTTGGGAATTTTATAACGAGCCAGATTCCCTTCACAATATTTTCTGAGTTCTTCTGAACTAATTGAAGCTCCTTCTTTTAATTTTATAAAAGCTTTTCCAACTTCTCCCCATTTTTCATCTGGAACTCCAATAACTGCAACTTCTTGTATCAAAGGATGAGTATATAAAAATTTTTCGATCTCAGCGGGATACACATTCTCTCCACCCGAGATGAACATATTTTTCTTTCTATCAACCACATAAAGAAAACCTTCATCATCTTCACGAACAAGATCTCCAGTATAAAACCAGCCATCTTTCAAACTTTCTTTTGTTGCTTC
Protein-coding sequences here:
- a CDS encoding alpha/beta hydrolase; translated protein: MKELKVKLQSGIEISYFDKGISDKTIICIHGLGSNKKAFLRNIDELSQHARIIAIDLPNYGNSSKGDYPSTLRFFSDIVIEFVQTLNLNDVILCGHSMGGQIAILTALNYPKLIAALILAAPAGLEKFTSDEIKRLEKIFTFDSIKNMSDEQIKFNVKLNFYNFPPEAEFMITDRIELRNDPSFDFYCLTVERAFQDILRNSLPDSLQYINQPTLLFFGKQDALIPNKALHPILVEKLANEACNRLKKCKLVLVENCGHFIQFEKPDIFNKEVLDFIKVI
- a CDS encoding alpha/beta hydrolase; translation: MKKMIFHSLAILMILIFSACSSGFLYTNMPPLEFSEINYGFDVRYSHTSPKLAYIDEGKGEVILLVHGLASNLGFWRYNIPELAKHFRVIAVDLPGYGKSDKGNYSYKMKFFANTLKQLLDELQIEKVNFIGHSMGGQIGIWFSILYPERVNKLVLASTAGIEKFNRGEGEWLKSVVTIRSVKSTNEEGVRRNLSNNFYNWRSELEWMVEERVRMAKAKDFDLFAQAVTRSVAGMIDEPTYDKLALIKSPTLIIYGENDGLIPNPYLHPGFPADVFKIGHQKIQNSILHEIKKCGHMIMMEKPDEFNKAVINFLKN
- a CDS encoding alginate export family protein, with translation MKKILFLLFLSNLFLLAQEDFVDDTPIREFQFIGYSFTRLTASNISPTNDILQGQVIGRLFGQNSTNTVPQTCVYVEQRFVPFFVYQPKILDGYATFRSLFKIDYTWGDQAYGVGNNRGGAINAGQINLQTLMANVEIKPSDEWNVVVGLQRLFDNVRDPNVNALQTFQTSSYKLSYWGTQAVGINSFFNINPVTKARFGMFQLWENEIRKDDDVVLWMFDIESRIKPLLEVGADLWYVYDRAKSAGGISVLGQGLNSALAEYNGAFRLKLPGESQIYDADIFWLGGHLSYNRDFLMGRWWYDAFVMTNFGKVDSVFENKSYKAASIFGLSANAMVSYKYGMTANDKVSLEMLFSTGDANNAQDGKINSVITGNVYGSPVGIYSAHRAYLLFPDPQVVNRYYSAVHDISNMGLGVTAFFINFSKDFIPNRFNGKFGLASAISNVAPQGGGTLIGNEINLELRYNLKVYLSWTLSAAYLFLGDFYNSPNTTYFQSRPKNPFVIFTTLNWLMF